In Sulfuriferula plumbiphila, the genomic window CATCCAGATGGCAGCCTTTTCCGGTGTTGATTTGCAAGGCCCGCACCCCGGTGGAACGGATACGCTCCGCATCCTGGCTGGTTTGCTGGTCGCCCTCCACGACGGCAACCTGGATTCTGGACTTGAGTGTTTCTATGGTGCGCACCAGCAAGGTGGTCTTGCCTGATCCGGGGCTGGATACCAGGTTGAGTGCAAAAATGCCGTGCTCGTCGAAGTAGTTGCGATTACGGCCCGCATAAGCATTATTCTTGCCCAGGATATCCTGCTCGATCCTGACCATCTGGGATTGCGTCAGCCCCGGCGCATGCGCGTGCGCGGGACCCTGACCATAGTCAATGACATCTTCCCCATGTTCATGAACATGCTCTCCTTCATGGCCATGGTCGTGGCTGTGCCAAGTCCCGTCAGCGTGCCGGTGGCCATGGGCATTCTCGTCATGGTGGGCGTGATATTGCATCTTGCCATCGGCGGCGGGCGCTTCATGGCGATGATCATGAACCGTACCATCGGCATGAACATGGCTATGCCCGTCCATTGCCTGCCCCTCGATACGGGTTTCCCCTGCACTGCAGCCACAAGTGGTACACATATGGTTTCTCCTGTTTACTCTTGATTCATGATTGCGGGATGTCGTCGTGGGTTGCAGCCATCAAACGCCTTCCAGCTCAAGCACCCGCATTTCAGTGCCATGGGTAGGCTGAACCTGGTAGCTTCCACAGCGCGGGCAGGCTGAAAACAGGGCAGAAATCGGCACCGTATCGCTACAATTCATGCACCATCCTCCCCCCGGCGTTTGAACGATATCCAGCATCGTGTTTTCCGCCACACTGCCGCGAACAA contains:
- the hypB gene encoding hydrogenase nickel incorporation protein HypB, which encodes MCTTCGCSAGETRIEGQAMDGHSHVHADGTVHDHRHEAPAADGKMQYHAHHDENAHGHRHADGTWHSHDHGHEGEHVHEHGEDVIDYGQGPAHAHAPGLTQSQMVRIEQDILGKNNAYAGRNRNYFDEHGIFALNLVSSPGSGKTTLLVRTIETLKSRIQVAVVEGDQQTSQDAERIRSTGVRALQINTGKGCHLDANMVGHALERLHPEDDSVLMIENVGNLVCPAAYDLGEAHKVVILSVTEGEDKPLKYPDMFRAASLMLLNKTDLLPYVPFNVQLAIEYAKQVNPGLHIIQTSSTNGDGYEAWLGWIETGLARQRKKRAQTVAVLQKRIQELEAHLAARG
- the hypA gene encoding hydrogenase maturation nickel metallochaperone HypA, producing MHEMSLAEGVLQILEDTATHHGFQQIKRVRLEIGELACVEVESLRFCLDVVVRGSVAENTMLDIVQTPGGGWCMNCSDTVPISALFSACPRCGSYQVQPTHGTEMRVLELEGV